GGCCATCCTTGGCCGTCAGCACGCTCGACGACACGAAACCGCGCATCTTGCTGAAGAACGTCTCCGTGCCGTCGCGGAGGACGTCGAGCAGGCTCGGCAGCTTGGCCGGCTCGACCGTGAACACGTTGACCAGCGTGATCACTTGGCCGTCGGTGCGAATGGTTGCTTGCATGGCTGGGCTCCTGATCTGGCTATGGGCGAGGGTCGCGGTCAGGACGACGCCGGTCGCGGCGACGCCGGCGACGACGAAGCCCCGCCGCGACAGGGGAAATTCCGCTTCGGACATGACTTGTGTTCCT
The Pseudomonadota bacterium DNA segment above includes these coding regions:
- a CDS encoding antibiotic biosynthesis monooxygenase translates to MSEAEFPLSRRGFVVAGVAATGVVLTATLAHSQIRSPAMQATIRTDGQVITLVNVFTVEPAKLPSLLDVLRDGTETFFSKMRGFVSSSVLTAKDGRHAINYSQWKSADDIAAFRKDPRFAPYIQQLLALAKAEAIECDVAYVKSV